From the genome of Endomicrobiales bacterium, one region includes:
- the rplV gene encoding 50S ribosomal protein L22, whose translation MEAVAKTKFARYAPRKVNQVLQLIRNKPVQKAFDALSFTPKGSAELIEKTLKSAVANAGRLKNMENLKVLKCWVGCGPTLKRMRPGPMGRGMPYKRKMCHLTIVVGDEVTVAK comes from the coding sequence CAAAACAAAATTTGCAAGATACGCACCAAGAAAAGTTAATCAGGTTTTGCAGTTAATTCGCAATAAACCGGTTCAGAAAGCGTTTGATGCTTTGAGCTTCACACCTAAGGGTAGTGCTGAGCTTATTGAAAAAACACTTAAGAGTGCTGTAGCAAATGCAGGCCGCCTAAAAAACATGGAAAATTTGAAAGTTTTAAAATGTTGGGTTGGCTGCGGCCCCACTCTGAAGCGTATGAGACCGGGCCCAATGGGTCGCGGAATGCCATACAAAAGAAAAATGTGTCATTTAACAATTGTTGTTGGTGACGAAGTCACAGTT